The proteins below come from a single Gimesia alba genomic window:
- a CDS encoding dihydrodipicolinate synthase family protein: MPEAAYDPVSMIKPRRKLTGISAVLLPYLESGEIDRDSLSAHIARTAEVGITPAVNMDTGYVNLIDEPTFIEVLKIAQQTLSGGPFVAGAFVSDQTGANFDAAGYQRKTDLIQEHGGTPVIFQSFGLIEQSPAEIIESYQTIAANTDRFIGFELTKDLAPFGSVYDLDTYAALMEIPQCIGAKHSSFHREPEWERLQLRDQKRPDFKVFTGNDFGIDMVQYGSDYLLGLSTFAPDLFAKRDAYWAAGDPAFYELNDQLQYLGYFTFRNPSPAYKHSAAQFLHLRGWTKTNLTHPQSPTRPDTDIEVLRELGQRLNVID; the protein is encoded by the coding sequence ATGCCAGAAGCAGCCTATGATCCCGTCAGCATGATCAAACCACGCCGGAAATTGACGGGAATTTCAGCCGTTTTGCTCCCCTATCTGGAATCCGGGGAAATCGATCGAGATTCATTAAGTGCCCACATCGCCCGCACCGCTGAAGTGGGAATCACCCCCGCCGTCAATATGGACACCGGTTATGTGAATCTGATTGACGAGCCGACTTTTATTGAGGTCCTGAAGATCGCACAACAGACGCTGAGCGGCGGACCGTTTGTGGCAGGTGCTTTTGTCAGCGATCAAACGGGAGCCAACTTTGATGCCGCCGGTTATCAGAGAAAAACGGACCTGATCCAGGAGCACGGCGGCACCCCGGTCATCTTTCAGTCATTCGGTCTGATCGAACAGTCGCCCGCAGAGATTATTGAATCCTATCAGACGATCGCCGCCAATACTGATCGTTTTATCGGTTTTGAATTAACCAAAGATCTGGCTCCCTTCGGCTCCGTCTACGATCTGGACACCTATGCCGCCCTGATGGAAATTCCGCAATGCATCGGCGCTAAACACTCGTCCTTCCATCGGGAACCAGAGTGGGAGCGGCTACAGCTGAGAGATCAGAAACGGCCCGATTTCAAAGTTTTCACAGGCAACGACTTCGGCATCGATATGGTCCAATACGGCAGTGACTACCTACTGGGCCTGAGCACATTTGCCCCCGACCTGTTTGCCAAACGGGACGCCTACTGGGCTGCCGGCGACCCTGCGTTTTATGAATTGAACGATCAGCTGCAATATCTGGGATATTTCACGTTTCGCAACCCTTCCCCGGCTTACAAGCACTCAGCAGCTCAGTTTCTGCACCTGCGAGGCTGGACCAAAACGAATTTGACCCATCCCCAAAGCCCCACCAGACCCGACACCGATATCGAAGTCTTACGTGAATTGGGACAGCGACTCAATGTCATCGATTAA
- a CDS encoding sulfatase-like hydrolase/transferase, with protein MSFRQRVSLALFFMLCCFGFRLGILEAADQQQKPNVLFLFTDDQRADTIHALGNSLIQTPNLDQLVRNGFVFNNAYCLGSNSGAVCVCSRNMLLSGRTYFRWTGRYASAKKPNFPDSMKQAGYYTYHHGKKGNTAMEIHKRFDQSQYLNDQQARLLGQPGKEIVDNAIQFLKTKEDKPFFMYLAFACPHDPRVADQEYMDLYQRDQIPLPENYLPLHPFNNGEQVVRDELLAGFPRSKAEVKKHLHDYYADITGLDGHIGRLLNALKESGEYENTVIIFSSDHGLAVGSHGLMGKQSLYEHSMKSPLIFSGPGIPHGQSDALVYLYDIFPTVCEMVGTEVPQGLDASSMWPVISGKKPEIRETLFTAYKDVQRSVRDDRWKLITYPQINKSQLFDLKNDPAETKNLFGQSACQSHSDRLLAAMKDWQKKAGDTSPLASDTPQDATFKAPTPEELKQLKQRWKPKKKKTKKKSS; from the coding sequence ATGAGTTTTCGACAGAGAGTTTCTCTTGCTTTGTTTTTTATGCTGTGTTGTTTTGGATTCCGCCTGGGAATTTTAGAAGCCGCTGATCAGCAGCAAAAACCGAATGTTCTGTTTTTATTTACGGATGACCAACGTGCCGACACCATTCATGCGTTGGGGAACTCACTGATCCAGACGCCGAACCTGGATCAACTCGTGCGGAACGGGTTTGTGTTTAACAATGCCTACTGCCTGGGAAGTAACTCCGGTGCTGTTTGTGTCTGCAGTCGGAACATGCTACTCAGCGGACGCACCTATTTCCGCTGGACGGGGCGTTACGCTTCGGCTAAGAAACCGAATTTTCCAGACTCCATGAAACAAGCCGGGTATTACACTTACCATCATGGTAAAAAAGGGAACACGGCGATGGAGATCCATAAGCGGTTCGATCAGTCCCAATATCTGAATGATCAACAGGCACGTCTATTGGGCCAGCCCGGAAAAGAAATCGTCGATAATGCAATTCAGTTTTTGAAAACAAAAGAAGACAAACCGTTCTTTATGTATCTGGCGTTTGCCTGCCCGCATGACCCTCGCGTGGCAGATCAGGAATATATGGATCTCTATCAGCGCGACCAAATTCCCTTACCAGAAAATTATCTGCCTTTGCATCCATTCAATAATGGAGAACAGGTCGTACGTGATGAATTACTGGCCGGGTTCCCGCGCAGCAAAGCGGAAGTGAAAAAGCACCTGCATGATTACTATGCCGACATCACGGGCCTGGATGGTCATATTGGTCGATTGCTGAACGCGCTTAAAGAGAGTGGCGAATATGAGAATACCGTGATTATCTTTTCATCCGATCATGGTCTGGCTGTTGGCAGTCATGGATTGATGGGGAAACAGAGCTTGTATGAACACAGTATGAAATCGCCCCTCATCTTCAGTGGTCCGGGGATTCCACACGGCCAGAGTGATGCGCTCGTTTATCTGTATGATATCTTTCCGACTGTCTGTGAAATGGTGGGAACTGAAGTCCCGCAAGGACTGGACGCCTCTAGCATGTGGCCTGTGATCAGCGGCAAGAAACCAGAAATTCGTGAGACCCTGTTTACTGCTTACAAAGACGTGCAACGTTCGGTTCGCGATGACAGATGGAAACTGATTACCTACCCACAGATCAATAAGTCACAACTGTTTGACCTGAAAAATGATCCAGCGGAAACGAAGAATCTGTTTGGGCAGTCGGCCTGTCAGAGTCATTCAGACCGCTTGCTGGCGGCGATGAAAGACTGGCAGAAAAAAGCCGGCGATACGAGCCCGCTTGCATCTGATACGCCTCAGGACGCGACCTTTAAGGCGCCAACGCCTGAAGAACTGAAACAATTGAAACAGCGTTGGAAGCCGAAAAAGAAGAAAACCAAGAAGAAGTCATCCTAA
- a CDS encoding RNA-binding S4 domain-containing protein: protein MVSETRPPIRLDQFLKQQAAVGTGGHAKIVIQAGEVTVNGIVETRRRKQLSPGDVISYAGEQWCVEVTQDE from the coding sequence ATGGTATCAGAAACACGCCCACCGATCCGTTTAGATCAGTTTTTAAAACAGCAGGCTGCGGTCGGGACGGGCGGTCATGCCAAGATCGTGATCCAGGCAGGAGAAGTGACCGTTAATGGAATCGTCGAGACCAGACGACGCAAGCAACTGTCGCCGGGAGATGTGATATCTTACGCCGGCGAACAGTGGTGCGTTGAAGTCACTCAGGACGAGTGA
- a CDS encoding tetratricopeptide repeat protein codes for MSSMIRSPKTGLIALLIVFSSLAVARWNQLYFFTPDSARYVMMAKSLVSGAGYRLIDTPGEPLYAHRPPGMSLLLSPAALIAPYNILLAKATVLLTALALITLLYLYVMRLQEPSPDADPRHSRHFYWPAFLIAFLIAINPYTLFFSTIVMSEIPFMACSLAILFLLANRQDRPGKTDLLLFTGLLVFLPFLRTIGIALVLAVGCWAIIRRQRWPWLSGVACSLLATGIWMVRNSALEHSGYASVALKELQSQGIVGTLMSIMQRCTTHFESFCQKLFPDMPGSTPRYTRMILDENALLPGPTWIYLAIGALVLILSCYGMLKRRQQGGTVALLYLIFSLGILSLWPWMQQRFTLPLIPVALAFIPAGWNAFVGHIEVARPMTRKVSLAMFSILLLLYCGWQIKTDASLISANLKMISQANQFYTDQLPPNQFSHWNAAGDWIKQHTRPDSRLITRRADVATTGQRYQRLNFFETTNAEKLHQAIQDFSANYLVTFSRDTVSAFPWHLLDQDLVYRMTPVYDEQGVMILKLEPNRTGTIRQEYWNADDSLKIAKKAIERFPHRLSFQVAFTQQLFEAGHYAELIEYVEQLQEQKIEDVRLTNLLAWSYIKTKRYQKAIREFERAFSMPDQKMLRRDLVQGINLAQETLQASYQPTSEKQPSEDVIENKDLQLAKTYLRLSYIQKAEQILSEALNQPASYQNHQAELHTLLAKVYLAEGRKTEALAQLDLAFQSGNSEARQLLDMLELEARVEVFLKNRENNHDDKSTQQTTVILQELGALAQFYANTGVPGKALSLIERANTCLPNEPQLLKLLLKYQLFYALIPEAEETLLQLRKLAPHDPDLAERAEMIEWRKQTPRF; via the coding sequence TTGTCATCTATGATTCGATCCCCCAAAACAGGTCTCATCGCCTTGCTGATCGTCTTTTCGAGCCTGGCTGTGGCCCGCTGGAACCAGCTTTATTTTTTCACTCCCGACAGTGCCCGCTATGTCATGATGGCGAAATCACTTGTCAGCGGTGCGGGATATCGACTCATTGATACGCCGGGAGAACCGCTCTACGCACATCGTCCTCCCGGCATGTCGCTGCTGCTGTCACCCGCAGCGCTGATCGCTCCCTACAATATCTTACTTGCCAAAGCGACGGTCCTGCTCACGGCCCTGGCGCTGATTACACTGCTCTACCTGTATGTAATGCGTTTACAGGAACCATCACCGGACGCTGATCCCCGGCATTCGCGGCACTTCTACTGGCCTGCGTTTTTGATTGCCTTTCTGATTGCCATCAATCCCTATACCCTGTTTTTTTCGACAATTGTCATGAGCGAAATTCCGTTCATGGCTTGTTCTCTGGCGATTCTCTTTCTCCTGGCCAATCGACAGGATCGTCCCGGTAAAACAGATCTTCTGCTGTTCACCGGGCTCTTGGTCTTCCTCCCGTTTCTGAGGACAATCGGCATCGCTCTGGTTCTGGCTGTCGGATGCTGGGCCATAATACGACGCCAACGTTGGCCCTGGTTATCGGGCGTCGCCTGCTCTCTTCTGGCAACGGGCATCTGGATGGTTCGAAATTCCGCGTTGGAGCACAGTGGTTATGCGTCCGTCGCGTTGAAAGAGCTGCAATCACAGGGAATCGTCGGAACACTAATGAGCATCATGCAAAGATGCACCACACACTTTGAAAGTTTCTGTCAGAAGCTCTTCCCGGACATGCCCGGCTCAACACCCCGCTATACCCGCATGATTCTAGACGAAAACGCCTTGCTTCCCGGCCCCACCTGGATCTATCTCGCAATAGGAGCGCTGGTCCTCATACTGTCCTGTTATGGAATGCTCAAACGCAGACAACAAGGGGGAACCGTTGCTTTGTTGTATCTTATTTTCAGTCTGGGAATCCTCTCTCTCTGGCCGTGGATGCAACAGCGGTTTACTCTGCCGCTCATTCCCGTAGCCCTGGCCTTTATCCCCGCTGGTTGGAACGCATTTGTGGGACATATCGAAGTTGCCCGACCTATGACGCGTAAGGTGTCATTGGCTATGTTCTCAATACTCTTACTATTGTATTGCGGCTGGCAAATCAAAACGGATGCGTCGCTGATCAGCGCCAATCTGAAAATGATCTCGCAGGCGAATCAGTTCTATACGGATCAATTGCCTCCAAATCAATTCAGTCACTGGAACGCCGCCGGCGACTGGATCAAACAGCATACCCGCCCGGACAGCCGCCTGATCACACGCCGCGCCGATGTTGCAACCACCGGACAGCGTTATCAGCGTCTGAACTTTTTTGAAACGACCAATGCAGAAAAGCTGCATCAGGCGATTCAGGACTTTTCGGCCAACTATCTGGTCACCTTCAGTCGCGACACCGTCTCGGCTTTTCCCTGGCACCTGCTGGATCAAGATCTCGTGTATCGGATGACGCCCGTGTATGACGAACAGGGTGTGATGATCCTGAAACTGGAACCCAACAGAACTGGCACGATTCGCCAGGAATACTGGAATGCCGACGATTCGCTGAAGATCGCCAAAAAAGCCATCGAACGATTTCCGCATCGTCTTTCATTTCAAGTCGCCTTCACACAACAGCTGTTCGAAGCCGGTCACTATGCCGAATTGATTGAATATGTAGAACAGTTGCAGGAACAAAAAATTGAAGACGTCAGGCTGACCAATCTGCTGGCCTGGTCTTACATCAAAACCAAACGTTACCAGAAAGCCATACGTGAGTTTGAGCGGGCCTTCTCCATGCCCGACCAGAAAATGCTCCGCCGCGATCTGGTCCAGGGAATCAATCTCGCTCAGGAAACATTGCAGGCCAGCTACCAGCCCACCAGCGAGAAACAGCCATCAGAAGACGTTATTGAAAACAAAGATCTCCAGCTGGCGAAAACCTATTTGCGTTTGTCGTACATTCAGAAGGCGGAACAAATTCTCAGCGAAGCCTTGAATCAACCAGCTTCCTATCAGAATCATCAGGCAGAATTGCACACATTGCTGGCCAAAGTCTATCTCGCCGAAGGCCGCAAAACAGAGGCATTGGCACAACTGGACCTGGCCTTCCAATCCGGAAATTCCGAAGCCCGCCAGCTGTTAGACATGCTGGAACTGGAGGCACGAGTAGAAGTTTTTCTAAAAAACCGGGAAAATAATCATGATGATAAAAGCACACAACAGACAACCGTGATACTGCAGGAATTAGGGGCACTCGCTCAGTTTTACGCAAATACGGGCGTTCCCGGGAAAGCATTGTCTCTCATTGAACGGGCGAATACATGCCTGCCCAACGAGCCACAACTGTTGAAGTTACTTCTCAAGTACCAGCTGTTTTATGCACTGATTCCTGAGGCAGAAGAAACATTATTACAGCTGCGAAAATTGGCTCCCCACGATCCCGATCTGGCAGAGCGCGCCGAAATGATTGAGTGGCGAAAACAGACGCCCCGTTTCTAA
- a CDS encoding glycoside hydrolase family 15 protein has protein sequence MDGSQLPSLNQVPETIEETDQLVSFLEAQNTFSFPALENGLFPAAIAHESTGYQSIWVRDNIHVAHALNAVGKTEPACKAAATLTDYFIKHRDRFDNIISGKHHATEVMKRPHIRFDGNTLGEIDEKWAHAQNDALGYYLWFYSLLALQGKLTPTHDSIELLAAFVHYFGKIRFWEDADSGHWEEARKVEASSIGTVVSGLLTLKQYLDQSQNWSQLKYGKKLVASEMVDELIQQGQATLSEILPAECIQADPLLARKYDGALLFLIYPLGLVQGEMAERILEDTRNHLMGDYGIRRYLGDSYWCADYKDMLSEDDRTSDFSEDQASRDKLLKPGQEAQWCIFDSIMSVIYGQRFLESDKSDDFEKQRFHLERSLNQLTTEECRFGPYLCPESYFLEKGKYIPNDITPLLWTQGNLMMALHQWKQTVKARR, from the coding sequence ATGGATGGCAGTCAACTCCCCTCTTTAAATCAGGTTCCAGAAACAATCGAGGAAACCGATCAGCTGGTTTCTTTTCTGGAAGCACAGAATACGTTTTCGTTTCCTGCTTTGGAAAACGGTTTGTTTCCGGCAGCAATCGCTCATGAATCGACGGGTTATCAGAGTATCTGGGTTCGTGATAATATTCATGTTGCGCATGCCCTGAATGCGGTCGGAAAAACAGAGCCAGCCTGCAAAGCAGCAGCGACATTGACCGATTATTTCATCAAACACAGAGATCGTTTTGACAACATCATTTCCGGAAAACATCACGCAACGGAAGTGATGAAGCGCCCACACATCCGCTTTGACGGCAACACGCTGGGGGAAATTGATGAAAAGTGGGCACACGCCCAAAATGATGCACTGGGTTATTATCTCTGGTTTTATAGTCTGTTGGCATTACAGGGGAAATTGACGCCCACGCATGATTCCATCGAGTTATTGGCGGCTTTTGTGCATTATTTCGGGAAGATCCGTTTCTGGGAAGATGCAGACAGTGGTCACTGGGAAGAGGCACGCAAGGTAGAGGCGTCCAGCATCGGCACTGTCGTCAGTGGATTACTGACTTTGAAACAGTATCTTGATCAAAGCCAGAATTGGAGCCAGCTTAAGTATGGGAAAAAACTGGTTGCTTCTGAGATGGTCGATGAGTTAATTCAACAGGGGCAAGCGACACTGTCAGAAATTCTACCAGCTGAGTGTATTCAAGCCGATCCTTTGTTGGCGCGAAAATACGATGGCGCGCTGTTATTCCTGATCTATCCACTGGGACTGGTACAGGGCGAGATGGCCGAGAGGATTTTGGAAGATACCAGAAATCACCTGATGGGCGATTATGGCATCCGCCGTTATCTGGGAGATTCGTACTGGTGTGCCGACTATAAAGATATGCTCAGCGAAGATGACCGGACCAGCGACTTCAGCGAGGATCAGGCCAGCCGGGATAAGCTGTTAAAACCGGGGCAGGAAGCACAGTGGTGCATTTTCGATTCGATTATGTCAGTGATCTACGGACAACGATTTCTCGAGTCAGACAAGTCGGACGATTTTGAAAAACAGCGTTTCCATCTGGAGCGTTCGTTGAATCAGTTGACAACTGAGGAATGCCGCTTTGGTCCTTATCTCTGTCCGGAGTCGTACTTCCTCGAAAAAGGGAAATACATTCCCAACGATATTACGCCGTTATTGTGGACTCAGGGTAATTTGATGATGGCGTTGCATCAGTGGAAACAGACAGTTAAGGCGCGTCGTTGA
- a CDS encoding GTPase: MSDRLQPKSQSSCTAALLTPRGRGAVATIRVHGTLPALTHAIDACFSPANRKSLTEQPLNRIVYGLWGQTNNEDLVLCRIEHETVDIHCHGGMAAVERILADLQVQGCTIQSWQELACQTEPALEVELQAALTAATTFRAAEILLRQSQGILRTTFEALIPDETADFDAEFFQSQIQNLLRWEHLGLHLTAPWRVVLAGRPNVGKSSLINAILGYDRSIVYDEAGTTRDVLTATTAIEGWPFQFSDTAGIREQADDLEAAGIQRAEQTLSQADCRVILIDTSQPAHPDDQRLLSQWNDSIVVAHKTDLPQLWDERLPEQAILVSSKTKAGIEALLETLVKRLIPEVPPETTAVPVTKRQIDLLHQATAALTNQDPTAYRSLIHQLLLQESNRETLNDAP; the protein is encoded by the coding sequence ATGTCAGATCGTCTCCAGCCAAAGTCACAATCCTCGTGCACAGCCGCGCTGTTAACGCCCCGTGGCAGAGGCGCCGTCGCCACCATTCGCGTTCACGGCACACTCCCCGCGCTGACTCATGCCATTGATGCCTGCTTCTCGCCCGCAAACAGAAAATCATTAACAGAGCAGCCCCTCAATCGCATTGTATATGGACTCTGGGGACAAACCAACAACGAAGATCTGGTACTCTGCCGCATCGAACATGAGACTGTCGACATTCACTGTCACGGCGGTATGGCAGCCGTCGAACGAATTCTAGCCGACCTGCAAGTGCAAGGCTGCACAATTCAATCATGGCAGGAATTAGCCTGTCAGACAGAGCCTGCACTGGAAGTAGAATTACAGGCAGCACTGACTGCTGCCACGACATTCCGCGCCGCAGAAATTCTGCTGCGCCAGTCGCAGGGAATCTTGCGCACCACCTTCGAAGCGCTGATTCCCGACGAAACTGCAGACTTCGATGCGGAGTTTTTTCAGTCACAAATTCAAAACCTGCTCCGCTGGGAACACCTGGGGCTGCATTTAACGGCTCCCTGGCGAGTGGTACTCGCGGGCCGACCGAATGTGGGCAAATCGAGTCTGATCAACGCGATCCTGGGATACGACCGCTCAATTGTGTACGATGAAGCAGGCACAACCCGCGATGTCCTGACCGCAACCACAGCCATTGAAGGCTGGCCTTTTCAATTCTCCGATACCGCAGGCATCCGCGAACAAGCCGATGACTTGGAAGCAGCAGGCATCCAGCGAGCCGAACAAACCCTCAGCCAGGCTGACTGTCGTGTAATCCTGATTGACACCAGTCAGCCGGCACATCCGGACGATCAGCGACTGCTCTCACAATGGAATGATTCCATCGTGGTCGCCCATAAAACTGATCTCCCGCAACTCTGGGATGAACGGCTCCCCGAACAGGCAATTCTAGTTTCTTCCAAAACCAAAGCCGGCATCGAAGCTCTGTTAGAGACGCTGGTAAAACGCCTGATCCCGGAAGTGCCTCCCGAAACGACTGCAGTCCCCGTTACCAAACGGCAGATTGACTTGTTACATCAGGCAACTGCAGCACTCACGAACCAGGATCCGACCGCATATCGCAGTCTGATCCATCAGTTGCTGCTGCAGGAATCAAACCGCGAAACACTCAACGACGCGCCTTAA
- a CDS encoding type III pantothenate kinase, translated as MSQPFLQLAIDVGNSRIKFVLLKTDVLAEENSPLPQVVHSISTLIDGSLPWEQINAWFEEQQELTCQTVVAGSNPRGIARVVQDWPQGNLPVPIEVLNTDSFPLEICVDEPRKVGIDRLLNAVAANALRTTDQAAIIIDTGTATTVDVVSTDGSFAGGAILPGFELSAKALNDYTALLPLIPVDDLHQTEPIVLGKNTTDAIRSGLFWGQLGAVRELVNQLLQQSLPNARQVHPLVLLTGGGSALLAPHLIEAVQFEPLLSLQGLALVAQKISGDQ; from the coding sequence ATGTCACAACCATTTCTACAATTGGCCATTGATGTCGGCAACAGCCGGATCAAATTTGTCTTACTCAAGACTGATGTCCTCGCGGAAGAGAACAGCCCTCTACCGCAGGTTGTGCATTCCATTTCCACATTGATCGACGGCTCTCTTCCCTGGGAGCAAATCAACGCCTGGTTTGAGGAACAACAGGAATTAACATGCCAGACAGTCGTCGCCGGTTCCAATCCGCGCGGCATCGCACGGGTTGTGCAAGATTGGCCGCAGGGAAATCTGCCGGTCCCCATCGAAGTTCTCAACACAGACAGCTTCCCTCTGGAAATTTGCGTCGATGAACCACGTAAAGTCGGCATTGACCGCTTGCTGAATGCAGTCGCCGCGAATGCTCTACGCACAACCGACCAGGCCGCCATTATCATTGATACCGGAACCGCAACCACTGTGGATGTCGTGTCAACTGATGGCAGTTTTGCCGGCGGTGCGATTCTACCGGGCTTTGAACTCTCTGCCAAAGCACTAAATGACTACACGGCTTTACTCCCCTTGATCCCCGTCGATGATCTACATCAAACAGAACCGATTGTGCTGGGAAAAAACACCACCGACGCGATTCGTAGCGGACTCTTCTGGGGACAACTGGGCGCGGTACGTGAACTCGTCAACCAGCTTCTGCAGCAATCGCTGCCAAATGCCAGACAGGTTCATCCCCTCGTCTTATTAACGGGCGGCGGTTCAGCCCTGTTGGCACCGCACCTGATCGAAGCCGTGCAGTTTGAGCCTTTGCTCTCATTACAGGGACTGGCACTGGTGGCACAAAAAATCAGTGGGGATCAATAA
- a CDS encoding exodeoxyribonuclease VII small subunit — MAKKKAAKSEIPLFEDSLAELQEIVNTLEEGTAGLEESMEQFERGVKLLRSCYQSLESAEQKIEILTRVDADGNPVLEDFDATASIETKGPSKTGRRKSSSKKNDEEDTDRTLF; from the coding sequence ATGGCAAAGAAAAAAGCAGCAAAATCGGAAATACCTCTGTTTGAAGACTCACTGGCAGAACTACAGGAGATCGTCAATACCCTCGAAGAAGGGACAGCCGGTCTGGAAGAATCGATGGAGCAATTCGAACGGGGCGTTAAACTGTTACGATCCTGTTACCAGTCTCTTGAATCAGCCGAACAGAAAATCGAAATTCTGACGCGTGTTGACGCAGACGGAAACCCGGTCCTGGAAGACTTTGATGCGACCGCTTCCATTGAAACCAAAGGTCCTTCCAAAACCGGACGACGCAAAAGCAGTTCAAAAAAGAATGACGAAGAAGACACTGATCGGACTCTGTTTTAA